Proteins from a single region of Nomascus leucogenys isolate Asia chromosome 2, Asia_NLE_v1, whole genome shotgun sequence:
- the PSME3IP1 gene encoding PSME3-interacting protein isoform X1 encodes MGTPINSQLVRTTGKTTCFLWLVPKMEASLGGVTPQLMGSDTVSIQIGCFIMDGGDDGNLVIKKRFVSEAELDERRKRRQEEWEKVRKPEDPEECPEEVYDPRSLYERLQEQKDRKQQEYEEQFKFKNMVRGLDEDETNFLDEVSRQQELIEKQRREEELKELKEYRNNLKKVGISQENKKEVEKKLTVKPIETKNKFSQAKLLAGAVKHKSSESGNSVKRLKPDPEPDDKNQEPSSCKSLGNTSLSGPSIHCPSAAVCIGILPGLGAYSGSSDSESSSDSEGTINATGKIVSSIFRTNTFLEAP; translated from the exons atgggaaccccgattaatagccagttggtcagaaccACAGGTAAAACAACCTGCTTCTTGTGGTTGGTACCTAAAATGGAGGCTAGTCTTGGGGGAGTCACCCCTCAACTTATGGGATCTGACACAGTCTCCATCCAG attgGTTGTTTCATTATGGATGGAGGGGATGATGGTAACCTTGTTATCAAAAAGAGGTTTGTGTCTGAGGCAGAACTAGATGAACGGCGCAAAAGGAGGCaagaagaatgggagaaagttcGAAAACCTGAAGATCCAGAAG AATGTCCAGAGGAGGTTTATGACCCTCGATCTCTATATGAAAGGCTACAGGAACAGAAGGACAGGAAGCAGCAGGAGTATGAGGAACAGTTCAAATTCA AAAACATGGTAAGAGGCTTAGATGAAGATGAGACCAACTTCCTTGACGAGGTTTCTCGACAGCAGGAACTAATAGAAAAGCAACGAAGAGAAGAAGAACTGAAAGAACTGAAGGAATACAGA AATAACCTCAAGAAGGTTGGAATTTCTCAAGAGAACAAGAAGGAAGTGGAAAAGAAACTGACTGTGAAGCCCATAGAAACCAAGAACAAGTTCTCCCAGGCGAAGCTATTGGCAGGAGCTGTGAAGCATAAGAG CTCAGAGAGTGGCAACAGTGTGAAAAGACTGAAACCGGACCCTGAGCCAGATGACAAGAATCAAG AGCCCTCATCCTGCAAGTCTCTCGGAAACACCTCCCTGAGTGGCCCCTCCATCCACTGCCCCTCTGCTGCAGTCTGTATCGGCATCCTCCCAGGCCTGGGCGCCTACTCTGGGAGCAGCGACTCTGAGTCCAGCTCAGACAGCGAAGGCACCATCAATGCCACCGGAAAGATTGTCTCCTCCATCTTCCGAACCAACACCTTCCTCGAGGCCCCCTAG
- the PSME3IP1 gene encoding PSME3-interacting protein isoform X2 has protein sequence MDGGDDGNLVIKKRFVSEAELDERRKRRQEEWEKVRKPEDPEECPEEVYDPRSLYERLQEQKDRKQQEYEEQFKFKNMVRGLDEDETNFLDEVSRQQELIEKQRREEELKELKEYRNNLKKVGISQENKKEVEKKLTVKPIETKNKFSQAKLLAGAVKHKSSESGNSVKRLKPDPEPDDKNQEPSSCKSLGNTSLSGPSIHCPSAAVCIGILPGLGAYSGSSDSESSSDSEGTINATGKIVSSIFRTNTFLEAP, from the exons ATGGATGGAGGGGATGATGGTAACCTTGTTATCAAAAAGAGGTTTGTGTCTGAGGCAGAACTAGATGAACGGCGCAAAAGGAGGCaagaagaatgggagaaagttcGAAAACCTGAAGATCCAGAAG AATGTCCAGAGGAGGTTTATGACCCTCGATCTCTATATGAAAGGCTACAGGAACAGAAGGACAGGAAGCAGCAGGAGTATGAGGAACAGTTCAAATTCA AAAACATGGTAAGAGGCTTAGATGAAGATGAGACCAACTTCCTTGACGAGGTTTCTCGACAGCAGGAACTAATAGAAAAGCAACGAAGAGAAGAAGAACTGAAAGAACTGAAGGAATACAGA AATAACCTCAAGAAGGTTGGAATTTCTCAAGAGAACAAGAAGGAAGTGGAAAAGAAACTGACTGTGAAGCCCATAGAAACCAAGAACAAGTTCTCCCAGGCGAAGCTATTGGCAGGAGCTGTGAAGCATAAGAG CTCAGAGAGTGGCAACAGTGTGAAAAGACTGAAACCGGACCCTGAGCCAGATGACAAGAATCAAG AGCCCTCATCCTGCAAGTCTCTCGGAAACACCTCCCTGAGTGGCCCCTCCATCCACTGCCCCTCTGCTGCAGTCTGTATCGGCATCCTCCCAGGCCTGGGCGCCTACTCTGGGAGCAGCGACTCTGAGTCCAGCTCAGACAGCGAAGGCACCATCAATGCCACCGGAAAGATTGTCTCCTCCATCTTCCGAACCAACACCTTCCTCGAGGCCCCCTAG